One part of the Mycolicibacterium aromaticivorans JS19b1 = JCM 16368 genome encodes these proteins:
- a CDS encoding aspartate aminotransferase family protein yields the protein MTTTESHLLPNGQDLDTARAEAARAYELDRAHVFHSWSAQAQIKPMTIVASEGSYVWDGEGNKLLDFSSQLVFTNIGHQHPKVVAAIAEQAAKLCTIAPQHANAARSEAARLVAERTPGDLNRVFFTNGGADAVEHAVRMARLHTGRYKVLSRYRSYHGGTDTAVNLTGDPRRYPNDYASSGVVHFNGPFLYRSSFFAETEQQESERALDYLERLIQHEGADSIAAIILESVPGTAGIMVPPPGYMAGVREICDRHGIVFIADEVMAGFGRTGKWFAIQNFDVVPDLMTFAKGVTSGYVPLGGVAINDAIYSTFADRAYPGGLTYSGHPLACGAAVATINAMEDEGMVANAARIGEQVLGPGLRELASRHPSVGEVRGLGVFWALELVANQQTREPLAPYGGSSPAMNAVLAACKSGGLLPFANFNRIHAVPACNISDAEVAEGLAILDKALDVADGYVTG from the coding sequence ATGACGACGACCGAATCCCACCTCCTGCCCAACGGTCAGGACCTCGACACCGCACGCGCCGAGGCCGCCCGGGCCTACGAACTGGACCGTGCGCACGTATTCCACTCGTGGTCGGCGCAGGCCCAGATCAAGCCGATGACAATCGTCGCGTCGGAGGGCTCCTACGTGTGGGACGGGGAGGGTAACAAGCTGCTCGACTTCTCTTCCCAGCTGGTGTTCACCAACATCGGCCATCAGCACCCCAAGGTCGTCGCCGCAATCGCCGAACAGGCCGCGAAGCTGTGCACGATCGCGCCGCAGCACGCCAACGCCGCCCGCTCCGAGGCGGCCCGGCTGGTCGCCGAGCGCACCCCCGGTGACCTGAACCGGGTGTTCTTCACCAACGGCGGCGCCGACGCCGTCGAGCACGCCGTCCGGATGGCGCGGCTGCACACCGGGCGCTACAAGGTGCTTTCCCGCTACCGCTCCTACCACGGCGGCACCGACACCGCGGTCAACCTCACCGGTGACCCGCGGCGCTATCCCAACGACTACGCCAGCTCCGGCGTCGTGCACTTCAACGGCCCGTTCCTGTATCGCTCGTCGTTCTTCGCAGAGACCGAGCAGCAGGAGTCCGAGCGGGCGCTGGACTACCTCGAGCGGCTGATCCAGCACGAGGGCGCGGACTCGATCGCCGCGATCATCCTGGAATCGGTGCCCGGGACCGCCGGCATCATGGTGCCGCCGCCCGGGTACATGGCCGGCGTGCGGGAGATCTGCGATCGCCACGGCATCGTGTTCATCGCCGACGAGGTGATGGCGGGCTTCGGCCGGACCGGAAAGTGGTTCGCAATCCAGAACTTCGACGTGGTGCCGGACCTCATGACGTTCGCCAAGGGTGTGACGTCGGGGTATGTGCCGCTGGGTGGCGTGGCCATCAACGACGCGATCTACTCGACGTTCGCCGACCGCGCCTACCCGGGCGGGCTGACCTATTCAGGGCATCCGCTGGCCTGCGGTGCGGCGGTCGCGACGATCAACGCGATGGAAGACGAAGGCATGGTGGCCAATGCCGCGCGAATCGGCGAGCAGGTGCTCGGCCCGGGTCTGCGCGAGCTGGCGTCCCGCCACCCGTCGGTCGGTGAGGTCCGCGGACTCGGCGTGTTCTGGGCGCTCGAGCTGGTGGCCAACCAGCAGACGCGGGAACCGCTGGCGCCCTACGGCGGTTCGAGCCCAGCCATGAACGCGGTGCTGGCCGCATGCAAGTCCGGCGGGCTGCTGCCGTTCGCGAACTTCAACCGGATCCACGCGGTGCCGGCATGCAACATCAGCGACGCCGAGGTGGCCGAGGGACTGGCCATTCTGGACAAGGCGCTCGATGTCGCCGACGGGTACGTGACGGGCTAG
- a CDS encoding acyl-CoA dehydrogenase family protein — protein sequence MTQTSTVQSTTRPLGLARGMRDLVVAQAGESERLRTIAPSIVDEMWASGLMSSFNPVAAGGVEPSFAEMIETWIEMAWQDGSFGWIGIANLPSSFAAAAYMSDEGFAEVFTANDNRVTMGGQFFPNGQGVVVDGGYRVTGSWSFGSGTGHAEYVCAGFFPMVDGQPVMGSGGLPEMHVAVVPRADVVFTDGWHVQGLKGTGSYDYGLDDVFVPAGRTFPLFSSSPYRGSSPATRMGLMPVTAAGHAAWALGVAKSMLDDVEELAATKFRMSDMASLASRPTFQKGLAHHVAAWRAARLLVLDAFGTAEAAVAAGEDLTPGLRADMRVAAVYATDVAREAAEWAHLAAGTTSIREGSRLERAFRDIYTGTQHAFISEKVSIDVAQIWLGIIDDQPGL from the coding sequence ATGACTCAGACGTCGACTGTGCAGTCCACGACCCGGCCGCTCGGGTTGGCCCGCGGCATGCGCGATCTGGTGGTGGCGCAGGCCGGTGAGTCCGAGCGGCTGCGCACCATTGCCCCGTCCATCGTCGACGAGATGTGGGCCAGCGGACTGATGTCGTCGTTCAATCCCGTCGCGGCCGGTGGGGTCGAGCCCTCGTTCGCCGAGATGATCGAGACCTGGATCGAGATGGCCTGGCAGGACGGCTCGTTCGGCTGGATCGGGATCGCAAACCTGCCGTCGTCGTTCGCCGCCGCGGCCTATATGTCGGACGAGGGTTTCGCCGAGGTCTTCACCGCGAACGACAACCGCGTCACGATGGGTGGCCAGTTCTTCCCCAACGGTCAGGGCGTCGTGGTCGACGGCGGCTACCGGGTGACCGGATCGTGGAGTTTCGGGTCGGGCACCGGCCATGCCGAGTACGTCTGTGCGGGTTTCTTCCCGATGGTGGACGGCCAGCCGGTGATGGGATCCGGTGGACTGCCGGAGATGCATGTGGCCGTCGTCCCGCGTGCGGATGTCGTGTTCACGGACGGCTGGCATGTCCAGGGTCTCAAGGGAACCGGATCGTATGACTACGGTCTCGATGACGTGTTCGTGCCGGCCGGCCGGACCTTCCCGCTGTTCTCCAGCTCGCCGTACCGGGGCAGCTCGCCGGCGACCCGGATGGGACTGATGCCGGTGACCGCGGCCGGGCACGCGGCGTGGGCGCTCGGGGTTGCCAAGAGCATGCTCGATGACGTCGAGGAATTGGCGGCCACCAAGTTCCGGATGAGCGACATGGCCTCACTGGCCAGCCGGCCGACCTTCCAGAAGGGGCTGGCGCATCACGTCGCGGCGTGGCGGGCGGCACGGCTGCTGGTGCTGGATGCCTTCGGCACCGCCGAGGCCGCGGTCGCCGCCGGCGAGGACCTGACCCCCGGGCTGCGCGCCGACATGCGGGTGGCCGCGGTGTACGCCACCGACGTGGCGCGCGAGGCAGCCGAGTGGGCACACCTGGCGGCGGGCACCACCTCGATTCGTGAGGGCAGCCGCCTCGAGCGCGCGTTCCGCGACATCTACACCGGCACCCAGCACGCGTTCATCAGCGAGAAAGTCTCCATCGACGTGGCCCAGATCTGGCTCGGCATCATCGACGATCAGCCGGGGTTGTGA
- a CDS encoding glycogen/starch/alpha-glucan phosphorylase, with protein sequence MTDVVSSAPGDVADRDGGVSRAQPHEHSRTGLSADALHRAIADHLAYSIARPPSVLTPEHYYRALALAVRDRMQQRWMATTQDLLHGPAKVTCYLSAEFLMGPQLGNNLLNLRIERQAREALAALGQDLDAILECEEEPGLGNGGLGRLAACYLDSMATLQRPSIGYGIRYEFGIFDQEIQDGWQVEKTDNWLVAGNPWEIDKPDASYLVNWGGRTEQYEDVAGNHRVRWIPRRVIKGVSYDTPIQGYGVNTCNTLTLWSARSVSSFALDAFNTGDFYKAVEDEVLSEKISKVLYPNDEPEAGKRLRLQQQYFFVSSSLQDILRIHTERARLPLSALPDKWAIQLNDTHPSIAVAELMRLLIDEHHMGWDEAWDITVATFAYTNHTLLPEALETWPLGIFGDSLPRHLEIIYEINDRFLEEVRDKFPGDTERERRMSLIGEDGGKSVRMAHLATVGSHAVNGVAALHSELLKASVLKDFYEMWPERFGNVTNGVTPRRFLALSNPGLRTLLDETVGDGWLTDLDQLRRLEPYAEDPAFRERWRDMKRANKSRLAEYVHASTGIELDPTWMFDVQVKRIHEYKRQHLNVLHIITLYNRLKRNPGFAIAPRAFIFGGKAAPGYFIAKRMIRLITAVGATVNNDPDVNRFMRVVFLPNFNVKNAHLIYPAANLSEQISTAGKEASGTGNMKFMINGALTIGTLDGANVEIREEAGPDNFFLFGLTVDEVEQLKADGYRPTAFVERDPELAEVLELIVDGTFTHGDTEVLRPLVDNLLHHDPFLVLADYRSYVDCQARVSAAWQDSDTWSRMSILNAARSGKFSSDRAIAEYSDEIWHVGAMPVTL encoded by the coding sequence ATGACCGATGTGGTGAGCAGTGCGCCCGGTGATGTCGCCGACCGTGATGGGGGTGTGAGCCGCGCGCAGCCGCACGAACACAGCCGCACGGGGTTGTCGGCCGACGCGCTGCACCGCGCGATCGCCGACCACCTCGCCTACTCCATCGCCCGGCCGCCGAGCGTGCTGACCCCCGAGCACTACTACCGCGCGCTGGCGCTTGCGGTGCGTGACCGCATGCAGCAGCGCTGGATGGCCACCACCCAGGATCTGCTGCACGGGCCGGCCAAGGTGACGTGCTACCTGTCCGCGGAATTCCTGATGGGCCCGCAGCTCGGCAACAACCTGCTCAATCTGCGCATCGAGCGCCAGGCCCGCGAGGCACTCGCGGCACTCGGGCAGGATCTCGACGCGATTCTGGAGTGCGAGGAGGAGCCCGGGCTGGGCAACGGCGGCCTCGGCCGGCTGGCCGCCTGCTACCTGGACTCGATGGCCACACTGCAGCGGCCGTCGATCGGCTACGGAATCCGGTACGAGTTCGGCATTTTCGACCAGGAGATCCAGGACGGCTGGCAGGTCGAGAAGACCGACAACTGGCTGGTGGCCGGGAACCCTTGGGAGATCGACAAACCCGACGCCAGCTATCTGGTCAACTGGGGTGGCCGCACCGAGCAGTACGAGGACGTCGCAGGCAATCATCGGGTGCGCTGGATTCCGCGACGGGTGATCAAGGGTGTCTCCTATGACACCCCGATCCAGGGTTACGGCGTCAACACCTGCAACACGCTGACCCTGTGGAGCGCCCGATCGGTGTCCTCGTTCGCGCTGGACGCGTTCAACACCGGCGACTTCTACAAGGCCGTCGAGGACGAGGTGCTCTCCGAGAAGATCTCGAAAGTCCTCTACCCCAACGACGAACCCGAAGCCGGCAAGCGGCTTCGACTGCAACAGCAGTACTTCTTCGTCAGCTCGTCGCTGCAGGACATCCTGCGGATCCACACCGAACGGGCCCGGCTGCCGCTGAGCGCACTGCCCGACAAGTGGGCCATCCAGCTCAACGACACCCACCCGTCGATCGCGGTCGCCGAACTCATGCGCCTGCTGATCGACGAACACCACATGGGCTGGGACGAAGCCTGGGACATCACCGTCGCGACCTTCGCCTACACCAATCACACGCTGCTGCCCGAGGCGCTGGAGACGTGGCCATTGGGCATCTTCGGCGACTCACTCCCCCGGCACCTGGAGATCATCTACGAGATCAACGACCGGTTCCTGGAGGAGGTCCGCGACAAATTCCCCGGCGACACCGAGCGGGAGCGACGGATGTCGCTGATCGGTGAGGACGGCGGCAAGAGCGTGCGGATGGCGCACCTGGCCACCGTCGGCAGCCATGCCGTCAACGGGGTAGCCGCGTTGCATTCCGAGCTGCTCAAAGCCAGTGTGCTGAAGGACTTCTACGAGATGTGGCCGGAGCGGTTCGGCAACGTCACCAACGGCGTCACGCCACGACGCTTCCTGGCGCTGTCCAATCCGGGGCTTCGAACGCTGCTCGACGAGACCGTCGGCGACGGCTGGCTGACCGACCTGGACCAGCTGCGCAGGCTGGAGCCCTACGCCGAGGACCCGGCGTTCCGTGAACGCTGGCGGGATATGAAGCGCGCCAACAAGAGCCGGCTTGCCGAATACGTGCACGCCTCGACCGGCATCGAGCTCGACCCGACCTGGATGTTCGACGTGCAGGTCAAGCGCATCCACGAGTACAAGCGCCAGCACCTCAACGTGCTGCACATCATCACGCTGTACAACCGGCTCAAGCGCAACCCGGGCTTCGCGATCGCCCCGCGGGCGTTCATCTTCGGCGGCAAGGCCGCACCCGGATACTTCATCGCCAAGCGGATGATCCGGTTGATCACCGCTGTCGGCGCCACCGTCAACAACGACCCGGACGTAAACCGGTTCATGCGGGTGGTGTTCCTGCCGAACTTCAACGTCAAGAACGCGCACTTGATCTATCCGGCTGCCAACCTCTCCGAGCAGATCTCCACCGCGGGCAAGGAGGCGTCGGGAACCGGCAACATGAAGTTCATGATCAACGGGGCGTTGACCATCGGGACCCTCGATGGCGCGAACGTCGAGATTCGTGAGGAGGCCGGGCCGGATAACTTCTTCCTGTTCGGTCTGACCGTCGACGAGGTGGAGCAACTCAAGGCCGACGGCTACCGGCCGACCGCCTTCGTCGAACGCGACCCGGAACTGGCCGAAGTGCTCGAGCTGATCGTCGACGGCACCTTCACGCACGGTGACACCGAGGTGTTGCGTCCGCTGGTCGACAACCTGCTGCACCACGACCCGTTCCTGGTGCTGGCGGACTACCGCTCCTACGTCGACTGCCAGGCCCGGGTCAGCGCCGCCTGGCAGGACTCGGACACCTGGTCGCGGATGTCGATCCTCAATGCGGCCCGCAGCGGCAAGTTCTCCTCGGATCGCGCGATCGCCGAATACTCCGACGAGATCTGGCATGTCGGCGCGATGCCGGTGACGCTCTAA
- a CDS encoding zinc-dependent alcohol dehydrogenase, whose amino-acid sequence MMRAVRSIQGSATVVDVDEPAGDWPIVEVGSASICGSDLGMLSFGLPVTIGHEIAGTVDGRTYCVEPTVGCGQCDQCRGGSPQRCRGSAPHGLLGVAFDGGLADRVRVPAECLVPLPDGLPVSDACLVEPLAVSWHALRKVGADTTDRVLVVGGGSVGLLAVAAARAMSLGVDLHARHPHQIEAGQRLGAGRPDGEYEVVVEAVGTDEAVADCVRRAVPGGRIAIVGVSHGNRAVPGIPWMLKELTLTASMCYDRGRDNREFVDAAAALAADPEIAATVVTHRFPLADAARAFGVAADRRSGAIKVVLEP is encoded by the coding sequence ATGATGCGCGCCGTCCGTTCGATCCAGGGGTCAGCCACCGTCGTCGACGTCGACGAGCCCGCGGGTGACTGGCCGATCGTCGAGGTCGGATCGGCCAGCATCTGCGGCAGCGACCTCGGCATGCTGTCGTTCGGCCTGCCGGTCACGATCGGTCACGAGATCGCAGGCACGGTGGACGGCCGGACCTACTGTGTCGAACCGACAGTGGGCTGCGGGCAGTGCGATCAGTGCCGTGGCGGGTCACCGCAACGGTGCCGGGGAAGCGCACCGCACGGGCTGCTCGGAGTCGCGTTCGACGGTGGCCTCGCCGACCGGGTCCGGGTGCCCGCCGAGTGCCTCGTGCCACTGCCCGACGGTCTACCCGTCTCCGACGCCTGCCTGGTCGAACCGCTCGCGGTCTCCTGGCATGCGTTGCGTAAGGTCGGCGCCGACACCACCGATCGGGTCCTGGTCGTCGGCGGCGGAAGCGTCGGGTTGCTGGCCGTCGCCGCGGCCCGCGCCATGAGCCTCGGCGTCGACCTGCACGCCCGCCACCCGCATCAGATCGAGGCGGGCCAGCGACTCGGCGCTGGGCGCCCAGACGGCGAGTACGAGGTCGTGGTGGAGGCGGTGGGCACCGACGAGGCGGTGGCCGACTGTGTGCGCCGTGCCGTGCCGGGCGGCCGGATCGCGATAGTCGGTGTGTCGCACGGCAACCGAGCGGTTCCGGGCATTCCCTGGATGCTGAAGGAACTGACGCTGACCGCCTCGATGTGCTACGACCGCGGGCGTGACAACCGCGAATTCGTAGACGCGGCTGCGGCGTTGGCCGCAGATCCGGAGATCGCGGCCACCGTCGTCACGCACCGCTTCCCACTGGCCGACGCGGCGCGGGCGTTCGGGGTTGCCGCCGACCGGCGAAGCGGGGCGATCAAGGTGGTGTTGGAACCTTAG